One genomic segment of Deltaproteobacteria bacterium includes these proteins:
- a CDS encoding tetratricopeptide repeat protein, with product MFTRLWNLEALVVMLGGLAVVVGLALDSDLGWVTWLLAAGWLAISIPLAMSAQATMIPIYVRWGRFQRALDLAVAIRESAPSPKIRHIAGIDVAMVQIAMGRFERALENLESARVGSFKEGTRALVVANRAYCRAHLGQDLEQALEEAESALSMLPEEGILDYVRGLCLHKLGRNEEAREAIARSLERDPTADLPVPAERPWIYSRVLAALDEGEAAAHQVALARKRMKHSPFREAIEAA from the coding sequence GTGTTCACCCGCCTGTGGAATCTCGAGGCCCTCGTGGTGATGCTCGGCGGCCTGGCCGTGGTGGTCGGGCTCGCCCTGGACTCGGACCTGGGCTGGGTGACCTGGCTCCTGGCGGCGGGCTGGCTGGCGATCTCGATCCCCCTGGCGATGAGCGCGCAGGCGACGATGATCCCGATCTACGTGCGCTGGGGACGCTTCCAGCGCGCCCTGGATCTCGCGGTGGCGATCCGCGAGTCGGCGCCCTCCCCCAAGATCCGGCACATCGCGGGCATCGACGTCGCGATGGTGCAGATCGCCATGGGCCGCTTCGAGCGCGCCCTGGAGAACCTGGAGAGCGCGCGGGTGGGCAGCTTCAAGGAGGGCACCCGGGCCCTGGTGGTGGCGAACCGCGCCTACTGCCGCGCTCACCTGGGGCAGGACCTGGAGCAGGCGCTGGAGGAGGCCGAGTCGGCCCTCTCCATGCTCCCCGAGGAGGGGATCCTCGACTACGTGCGCGGCCTCTGCCTCCACAAGCTGGGGCGCAACGAGGAGGCCCGCGAGGCCATCGCCCGCTCCCTGGAGCGGGATCCCACCGCCGACCTGCCCGTGCCCGCCGAGCGTCCCTGGATCTACTCCCGGGTGCTCGCGGCCCTCGATGAGGGCGAGGCGGCTGCCCATCAGGTGGCGCTGGCCCGCAAGCGCATGAAGCACAGCCCCTTCCGCGAGGCCATCGAGGCGGCCTGA
- a CDS encoding cytochrome c3 family protein → MRRSTALALAAALALAAAPARAEPSRAVYPPQRIELRFFHDRHLATGILGCTDCHPAKESRRSGDRLLPGHPTCGKCHAVTAPEPAPVADPGPQPEPDPMLAFYGAPPAPEPPPPANDCSLCHPRVKEGRAPVPLTLPEPNLRFSHAAHLAKGVTCERCHGEVSALALATRDQLPRMATCLECHTRPGQAPGRASSDCATCHLSRPGGGLRTTFPSGRLVPTEAFPSLAHDEAFRHQHAGPARSQQALCAGCHAETECLDCHAGTLKPFGLHPADWLALHPLAARQASLSCDGCHRSQSFCVTCHERLGLGRDAPTGRVRGAPPGDEPTFRAANTNLRVHPVGWADFDAAASPDHHSVHARRNIEACVSCHREETCLGCHAGLERGGSGVSPHPASVLERCDALFRATPRACAKCHDTSAGAPCP, encoded by the coding sequence GTGAGGCGCTCCACCGCCCTGGCGCTCGCCGCCGCCCTCGCCCTCGCGGCGGCCCCGGCGCGAGCCGAGCCCTCCCGGGCGGTCTATCCGCCCCAGCGGATCGAGCTGCGCTTCTTCCACGACCGCCACCTCGCCACCGGGATCCTCGGCTGCACCGACTGCCACCCGGCGAAGGAGAGCCGTCGCTCGGGGGACCGCCTGCTCCCGGGCCACCCGACCTGTGGGAAGTGTCATGCGGTCACCGCGCCCGAGCCCGCGCCCGTGGCCGACCCCGGACCCCAGCCCGAGCCCGATCCCATGCTCGCCTTCTACGGCGCGCCCCCGGCGCCCGAGCCGCCGCCGCCGGCGAACGACTGCAGCCTCTGCCACCCGCGCGTGAAGGAGGGGAGGGCGCCCGTGCCCCTCACCCTGCCCGAGCCGAACCTGCGCTTCTCCCACGCGGCGCACCTCGCGAAGGGGGTCACCTGCGAGCGTTGCCACGGCGAGGTCTCGGCCCTGGCCCTCGCGACCCGCGATCAGCTCCCCCGCATGGCGACCTGCCTCGAGTGCCACACCCGGCCCGGGCAGGCCCCCGGCCGCGCCTCCTCGGACTGCGCCACCTGCCACCTCTCCCGCCCCGGCGGCGGCCTGCGCACCACCTTCCCCTCGGGGCGCCTCGTGCCCACCGAGGCCTTCCCCTCCCTGGCCCACGACGAGGCCTTCCGCCACCAGCACGCCGGGCCGGCGCGCAGCCAGCAGGCCCTCTGCGCCGGCTGCCACGCCGAGACCGAGTGCCTCGACTGCCACGCCGGCACCCTCAAGCCCTTCGGCCTCCACCCGGCGGACTGGCTGGCCCTCCATCCCCTCGCCGCGCGGCAGGCGAGCCTCTCCTGCGACGGCTGCCACCGCTCCCAGAGCTTCTGCGTCACCTGCCACGAGCGCCTCGGCCTCGGCCGCGACGCCCCCACCGGCCGGGTGCGGGGCGCGCCCCCCGGCGACGAGCCCACCTTCCGGGCGGCCAACACCAACCTGCGCGTCCACCCGGTGGGCTGGGCGGACTTCGACGCCGCCGCCAGCCCCGATCACCACAGCGTCCACGCCCGCCGGAACATCGAGGCCTGCGTCTCCTGCCACCGCGAGGAGACCTGCCTGGGCTGCCACGCCGGCCTCGAGCGCGGGGGGAGCGGCGTCAGCCCCCACCCGGCCTCGGTGCTCGAGCGCTGTGACGCCCTCTTCCGGGCCACCCCGAGGGCCTGCGCCAAGTGCCACGACACCTCCGCGGGGGCCCCCTGCCCATGA
- a CDS encoding Ig-like domain-containing protein, whose translation MTRAIPLRAPLALLVLAGGCLEPGASPFGARDEEAPLLVASVPFEGALRVPPDAELYLSFSEPLAEGQPTPGQVQLRSGELVVPVSIDHPRPGLVRLLPGEPLHRGLRYNLGLANSLHDPAFNPLDPASPRNLGFTVATADDPLQVVATEPGEGAQGVARRLEITLDFDVPLSTLTLDRAHFVLEDEAGSSVGLRAALDDAEPRRVILTPFAELPADTLLTLTVTPGLRDVQSRHLAVAFVLTFRTAP comes from the coding sequence ATGACGCGGGCGATCCCGCTGCGCGCCCCGCTCGCGCTCCTCGTCCTGGCCGGCGGCTGCCTGGAGCCCGGCGCGTCCCCCTTCGGCGCCCGCGACGAGGAGGCGCCCCTGCTGGTCGCGAGCGTCCCCTTCGAGGGGGCCCTGCGGGTGCCCCCGGACGCCGAGCTCTACCTCTCCTTCTCGGAGCCCCTGGCCGAGGGGCAACCCACGCCCGGGCAGGTCCAGCTGCGCTCGGGCGAGCTGGTGGTCCCGGTCTCCATCGACCATCCGCGGCCGGGCCTGGTGCGCCTGCTCCCGGGTGAGCCCCTCCACCGGGGCCTGCGCTACAACCTCGGCCTCGCGAACAGCCTCCACGACCCGGCCTTCAACCCCCTCGATCCCGCGTCGCCCCGCAACCTCGGCTTCACCGTCGCCACCGCGGACGACCCCCTGCAGGTCGTCGCCACCGAGCCCGGCGAGGGCGCGCAGGGGGTCGCCCGGCGCCTCGAGATCACCCTCGACTTCGACGTCCCCCTCTCGACCCTCACCCTCGACCGCGCCCACTTCGTGCTCGAGGACGAGGCGGGGAGCAGCGTCGGCCTGCGAGCGGCCCTCGACGACGCCGAGCCCCGGCGGGTGATCCTGACCCCCTTCGCCGAGCTCCCGGCGGACACCCTCCTCACGCTCACGGTGACACCCGGGCTGCGGGATGTTCAGAGCCGCCACCTCGCGGTAGCGTTCGTCCTCACCTTCCGCACCGCGCCGTAG
- a CDS encoding type I asparaginase, with amino-acid sequence MTRRRVCILNTGGTIGMVRTERGYAPQADFLRQYLAAMPELASEEMPEWQLTNLEPILDSADMRPRDWLRIARAVAERSGQCDGFVVVHGTDTMTYSASALSFLLPELDHPVIFTGSQLPLSHLRSDGRSHLITALLLAAEPAINEVGIYFSGRLLRGNRAQKVSADGFVAFASGNLPPLAMVGTRIQLRHRLLRPKGAGITEPPSLARAPEVISLRLFPGLDAHLLRRILEPPTEGVVLETYGVGNFPSQDAELLRVVREACERGVVVVNCTQTHQGAVQAGQYSTGKALADCGAVSGRDMTPEAALTKLFVLLGRGLPPEAVRQEIGRDLAGELTVETD; translated from the coding sequence ATGACCAGGCGTCGCGTCTGCATCCTGAACACCGGCGGCACCATCGGGATGGTGCGCACCGAGCGCGGCTACGCCCCCCAGGCCGACTTCCTCCGCCAGTACCTCGCGGCGATGCCGGAGCTGGCCTCCGAGGAGATGCCCGAGTGGCAGCTGACCAACCTCGAGCCCATCCTCGACAGCGCGGACATGCGCCCCCGGGACTGGCTGCGCATCGCCCGGGCGGTGGCCGAGCGCTCGGGCCAGTGCGACGGCTTCGTGGTGGTCCACGGCACCGACACCATGACCTACAGCGCCTCGGCGCTCTCGTTCCTGCTGCCCGAGCTCGACCACCCGGTGATCTTCACCGGCTCCCAGCTGCCGCTCTCGCACCTGCGCTCCGACGGCCGCTCGCACCTGATCACCGCGCTGCTGCTGGCCGCCGAGCCGGCGATCAACGAGGTGGGGATCTACTTCAGCGGCCGCCTCCTGCGCGGCAACCGCGCCCAGAAGGTGAGCGCCGACGGCTTCGTCGCCTTCGCCAGTGGCAACCTCCCGCCCCTGGCCATGGTGGGCACCCGGATCCAGCTGCGGCACCGCCTCCTGCGGCCGAAGGGAGCGGGGATCACCGAGCCTCCGAGCCTCGCGCGCGCCCCGGAGGTGATCTCCCTGCGCCTCTTCCCCGGGCTGGACGCCCACCTGCTGCGCCGGATCCTCGAGCCCCCCACCGAGGGGGTGGTCCTCGAGACCTACGGCGTCGGCAACTTCCCGAGCCAGGACGCCGAGCTGCTCCGGGTGGTCCGCGAGGCCTGCGAGCGCGGCGTCGTGGTCGTCAACTGCACCCAGACCCACCAGGGCGCGGTCCAGGCCGGGCAGTACAGCACCGGCAAGGCCCTGGCCGACTGCGGCGCGGTGAGCGGGCGGGACATGACCCCGGAGGCGGCGCTGACCAAGCTCTTCGTCTTGCTGGGTCGGGGCCTGCCGCCGGAAGCAGTGCGCCAGGAGATCGGCCGCGATCTCGCCGGTGAGCTGACCGTCGAGACCGACTGA
- a CDS encoding acyl-CoA carboxylase subunit beta — protein sequence MEKNEKMRAAVEDLAARREKAREMGGPERVAKQHARGKMDVRQRIDALLDPGSFLELGMHAQHEGNLPEKQPKPSPADGCVTGIGALDGRPVAVAAYDFTVYGGSIGMVAEHKVTRLRDLALKERLPIIWLVDSGGARLSADGGMDPRAISEFAGTGYLFREQSILSGVIPQVAAMVGPGAAGTAYIPGLADFVPMVKEQSSMAIGGPYLTKSVVGEDVTEEELGGSKVHTEKSGVADLQVKDDAACIQAIKDYLSYFPSSCTEKPPRGATRVEPDSLIDDEILDIIPENRRRAYDMRKILKLVVDEGVLFEMKPKWARNITTAFARIDGWPVGIVANNPQYYGGILDVDSADKAARFVNLCDSFNIPLCFFQDVPGFMVGTKVEQAGIIRHGAKMLQAVSLATVPKLTVVVRKAYGAGYYVMNGRAYEPDLLVSWPGGEISVMGAEGMVAIAAQKLLAAAENPEEIKEQLAAGIRPYIDINQVAAMGHVDDVIDPRETRTVLAKALLYTRNKTVERPWRKGPVRPV from the coding sequence ATGGAGAAGAACGAGAAGATGCGGGCCGCGGTCGAGGACCTGGCCGCCCGGCGGGAGAAGGCCCGGGAGATGGGCGGCCCCGAGCGGGTGGCGAAGCAGCACGCCCGCGGGAAGATGGACGTGCGCCAGCGGATCGACGCCCTCCTCGATCCCGGCAGCTTCCTCGAGCTGGGCATGCACGCCCAGCACGAGGGCAACCTCCCCGAGAAGCAGCCCAAGCCCTCCCCCGCCGACGGCTGCGTGACCGGCATCGGCGCCCTCGACGGCCGCCCGGTGGCCGTGGCGGCCTACGACTTCACCGTCTACGGCGGCTCCATCGGCATGGTGGCCGAGCACAAGGTGACCCGCCTGCGCGATCTCGCCCTGAAGGAGCGCCTGCCCATCATCTGGCTGGTCGACTCGGGCGGTGCGCGCCTCTCGGCGGACGGGGGGATGGATCCCCGGGCCATCTCCGAGTTCGCCGGCACCGGCTACCTCTTCCGCGAGCAGTCGATCCTCTCCGGCGTGATCCCCCAGGTGGCCGCGATGGTCGGCCCGGGCGCCGCGGGCACGGCCTACATCCCCGGCCTCGCCGACTTCGTCCCGATGGTGAAGGAGCAGAGCTCGATGGCCATCGGCGGGCCCTACCTGACGAAGTCGGTGGTGGGCGAGGACGTCACGGAGGAGGAGCTCGGCGGCTCGAAGGTCCACACCGAGAAGTCCGGCGTCGCCGACCTGCAGGTGAAGGACGACGCGGCCTGCATCCAGGCCATCAAGGACTACCTCTCCTACTTCCCCAGCTCCTGCACCGAGAAGCCGCCGCGAGGAGCGACCCGCGTCGAGCCGGACAGCCTCATCGACGACGAGATCCTCGACATCATCCCGGAGAACCGCCGCCGCGCCTACGACATGCGGAAGATCCTGAAGCTGGTCGTGGACGAGGGCGTGCTCTTCGAGATGAAGCCGAAGTGGGCCCGCAACATCACCACCGCCTTCGCGCGGATCGACGGCTGGCCGGTGGGCATCGTCGCCAACAACCCGCAGTACTACGGCGGCATCCTCGATGTGGACTCGGCCGACAAGGCCGCCCGCTTCGTGAACCTCTGCGACAGCTTCAACATCCCCCTGTGCTTCTTCCAGGACGTGCCGGGCTTCATGGTCGGCACCAAGGTCGAGCAGGCCGGCATCATCCGCCACGGCGCCAAGATGCTGCAGGCGGTGAGCCTGGCGACGGTCCCGAAGCTCACGGTGGTCGTCCGCAAGGCCTACGGCGCGGGCTACTACGTGATGAACGGCCGGGCCTACGAGCCCGACCTGCTCGTCTCCTGGCCCGGCGGCGAGATCTCGGTGATGGGCGCCGAGGGGATGGTCGCCATCGCCGCCCAGAAGCTGCTGGCCGCCGCCGAGAACCCCGAGGAGATCAAGGAGCAGCTCGCCGCGGGGATCCGGCCCTACATCGACATCAACCAGGTCGCGGCCATGGGCCACGTCGACGACGTCATCGACCCCCGCGAGACCCGGACGGTGCTGGCGAAGGCGCTCCTCTACACCCGGAACAAGACGGTGGAGCGGCCCTGGCGGAAGGGGCCGGTGCGGCCGGTGTAG
- a CDS encoding pyroglutamyl-peptidase I, producing MKPIVLVTAFEAFAGRETNTSRRLLDPLLRETPEAVVAEVLPVDFHILRRRIPALLRRHRPLRWLMLGESEGNDALHCERIAVNILEGDLPDNRGKLPPGGRAVRAAPDAYFCTLDPRWIARHLQEASVPAEVSHHAGTFACNLSLFLALHHLQRLCPETEVGFIHVPRRYQRTGLSLPQLRAGLHQLVDDLVTAPAGALRPDHD from the coding sequence ATGAAGCCCATCGTCCTAGTCACCGCCTTCGAGGCCTTCGCCGGGCGCGAGACCAACACCAGCCGGCGGCTCCTCGATCCGCTCCTGCGCGAGACCCCCGAGGCGGTGGTGGCGGAGGTGCTGCCGGTGGACTTCCACATCCTGCGGCGCCGGATCCCCGCCCTCCTGCGCCGCCACCGGCCCCTGCGCTGGCTGATGCTCGGTGAGTCCGAGGGGAACGACGCCCTCCACTGCGAGCGGATCGCCGTGAACATCCTCGAGGGTGACCTGCCCGACAACCGGGGCAAGCTGCCCCCCGGCGGCCGCGCCGTGCGCGCGGCTCCCGACGCCTACTTCTGCACCCTCGATCCCCGGTGGATCGCCCGCCACCTGCAGGAGGCCAGCGTCCCGGCCGAGGTCAGCCACCACGCGGGCACCTTCGCCTGCAACCTCTCCCTCTTCCTGGCGCTCCACCACCTGCAGCGCCTCTGCCCCGAGACCGAGGTGGGCTTCATCCACGTCCCGCGGCGCTACCAGCGCACCGGCCTCTCGCTGCCGCAGCTGCGGGCGGGGCTCCACCAGCTGGTGGACGACCTGGTCACCGCCCCCGCCGGCGCCCTGCGGCCCGACCACGACTGA